The following proteins are encoded in a genomic region of Corylus avellana chromosome ca4, CavTom2PMs-1.0:
- the LOC132177753 gene encoding protein TIC 22-like, chloroplastic encodes MNPENSKQPPQLNLQRAFSDLQHHCSKLLHNLPNPSSFKTHIQSAVSNFQNHAKHALDPKISGSSSGKNPVWARIAEPNKTQVAPASQSGGSGGRVALSIEAIEERLAGVPVYALSNAVDEFVLVSGVSTRKSLGLFCFKKEDAEALLEQIRSLDPSMQSGSKVVAVALNKVFHLKLDGVAFRLIPESSQVQNALREMEKAGISDDGFSGVPVFQSRSLILKSQNKSYRPAFFRKEDLENSLLRAARDQNQLNPAYRRGDIQVAVLEEVLKGMKESSTAMWDDIVFIPPGFDLATDPTERQL; translated from the exons ATGAATCCCGAAAACTCCAAACAACCCCCGCAACTCAACCTCCAACGAGCGTTCTCTGACCTCCAACATCATTGCTCTAAGCTCCTCCACAACCTTCCCAACCCATCTTCCTTCAAAACCCACATTCAATCTGCCGTCTCCAACTTCCAGAACCATGCAAAACACGCCCTGGACCCCAAAATTTCGGGCTCTTCTTCTGGGAAAAACCCGGTCTGGGCTCGGATTGCCGAACCCAATAAGACCCAGGTCGCGCCGGCTAGCCAATCTGGTGGTAGTGGTGGTCGTGTCGCCCTGTCGATCGAGGCCATTGAAGAGCGGCTGGCGGGCGTGCCCGTCTACGCGCTAAGCAATGCGGTCGATGAGTTCGTGCTGGTTTCGGGCGTCTCGACCAGGAAATCTCTCGGGTTGTTCTGTTTCAAGAAAGAGGACGCGGAGGCGCTTCTTGAGCAGATTAGGAGCTTGGACCCCTCAATGCAAAGTGGGTCCAAGGTGGTGGCTGTTGCTCTGAATAAG GTCTTTCACTTGAAGCTCGATGGGGTGGCCTTCAGGTTGATTCCGGAGTCTTCGCAAGTCCAAAACGCTCTTAGG GAGATGGAAAAGGCTGGTATTTCTGATGATGGCTTCTCTGGGGTTCCAGTTTTCCAG TCACGGAGCTTGATACTAAAGAGCCAAAACAAGAGCTATCGCCCAGCTTTTTTCAGAAAG GAGGATTTAGAAAATTCCCTACTAAGGGCTGCTCGCGACCAGAACCAATTAAATCCTGCTTACAGACGAGGGGATATTCAG GTTGCTGTTCTGGAGGAGGTACTTAAGGGCATGAAG GAGAGTTCTACGGCAATGTGGGATGACATCGTTTTCATACCTCCCGGTTTCGATCTTGCTACTGATCCCACCGAGAGGCAACTATAA